ATTCATTCAACACTTTATGAAATCTATAACtctaaatgtgaaaaaaaaactttagtgcATACATCTTGTAACTAGGACTCATGAAGGTTATGGATCACCTCGTGCGAGTGTTACTCATATATTCTGCCGGATCTGCCCaattccttttctcttttttgctttgactctttatgttttgtttgttaataaaCATCGAAAAGGACAACACAAGTAGTTGCTCTGTCTCAACAGTTTCATGTTCAAAACTGGAAAAGTTGTTAAAACAAGACCAGAAACTGGAAGTATTTGAATGATATGTGTTGTTCAACAGAAACATTTGGCTGGTGGCCCAAATTAGGTGGACAGAACAAAAAAGTGGAGAAGTACTCTTGGTTTGATTCAGATAGTTTTGGTGGTAAATCAAATAGAGACATGAattgtaaaataataacaaGTTACTTCTACTTTTATGGATAGTCGTCATGTAGAGTATTGAGCTACCAAAACTAATCTAACTTAGAGGAAATAATTTATAGTTTACATAacttacatttagaactatctAGGAGCTAACCAAAGGGCTACTACATTCTCACAATACATCCGGAAAAGATCTAAGTTGGAGCTCTCAAGACATATACATAAGCGTGGTTAGGTGGACATGGACACTCGAATCAGTCAATTGTGACTCTCTCTATGCAATTCTTGGCTGCATATAGAAGAAATTGTCATGTCAGGAAAAAAAGATACATGATTGAGATCTCTAGTATGGTTATATGATCACAGTGAGAATGGGCAATTACCAGGACTTAAGATTCGTAAGCATTTTGTTATAGACTTCACAGTAGTCATGGAGTCAGATCCTGCAAATTGAAACAGTAAGAGTTTATCACTGTGAACAGCTATGGCATTCTATATCTAATATATGAAGTGAAGACAGGACTCTAAACCCACCTTGTGTGTTCATGTCTTTCCCTTGTGTCATTTCTGTTACTGTTGATGTATACTCTGATACAACCTGGTCAGGCTCTAGATTCGTGTTTCTTGATTCAGGAGATGACCTGTGATTCAGAATTGGATCTAATAGGTAAATGGCAGAGCAGATAGTTAAAATTTTCAGACGGTATAGTAAGCCAAAGAGAAGAATATATACCCTGAAGCACTCTCTATGTGGAAATTAGATGGTTGTGGAAGGCAAGGGTCTAGCATTCCTTCACAACCAAGATCGAAATCAACTAGTAGCTCTGAAAATGAAAAGTCTTCACTGAGAAGATCTATGTTGGAAAAATCTATGTCAAACAAATCAGCTTCTGCTTCAGAGCCAGATGAGGAAGTTGAAACCATATCAGCAGTAACAGGTGCATCTAAGTGCATTGTGGCTTCAGTGTCATCGAAGTTGAGCCTTCCTTTCACATGATCTCTTTTACTCGACATTTTCAGATTAGACTTCACAGgcgaaaaagaagaaaccatatGGCTCCTTTCCACTGTATAAGAACCAATTTGTTTGAGAGGACTGACTGTGATTCTCTCCTTGGTAACAATTGTGCAGTTTGTAGGAGTAACTTCTTGCTGGGGACTGACAGACCTATCACTTTGATTAGATGCTTGCTTTTGCGGTGTCCTCGGACAAGCTGAACTGGTCGGAGGAGACAACATGTCTGATTTGTTAAACAAACACTTTGCCACACTTGGCATAAGATCAGACGACTTATTAGCTACACCGTTGTTCACAGGCATTTGTATTTCAGATGATGTTTGAAACGTCAAGTAATTAGCCACCACCTTATCAGCTTGTTGGAGCTTTTTCACCcctgaattaagaaaaaagaagagacaaaacaagTTTAAGGATTATGAAGACTTAAaaggtatcatcatcatcatcacatcaatgaagtatataaaaagaataaactGCAGCAAAACTACCTTTCCTAGAAACAGAAGGAGCTCCAAGAGAAACCTCAGGACTCTTTCGCTTTTTGGTAGTAGACTGACTTAAACAAGGTGCAGTGAAACTCCCAACTCTTTTGTTTCCTGGTAATGATACTGGCATTATTACATTAGCTGTGTTGTACACAGTGCATCCTGTAAAACAAGAACATGTCATTAGctccacaaaaaaaacatccagATTCCAGAAACATCAGCCAATATACAAAATCTACCCATTAGCAAATTTGGTTACCAAGTCTGTAATCTATGTCATAACCAATGATATAACTAAAGTAGCAGCTCAAACAGCTTCAATATCAAAATCAGAGCTCAAGTAGCAATCAAGTTCAACACAAACTAAAGACAGTAATGATGATTCCAATTTAATTCCagaattaaaccaaaagcaGCAAGTAATCTTCAATTTACCTGAAGAAGAGACaccaaagttgttgttctgtttaGAAGTCGAAGCAGCAACCACTTGGATATCcgccggaggaggaggaggaggtgaagCGACGGTGGAGTTATAAGCATTCATCACATCCTGCATCCCATTCAACAGATTCTGAACACGAGATTTCTCTTGATCCAGTTTCGATTTCTCCTGatctatcatcatcttctccttcttgagAAGGATGTATTCGTTTAAAATCTCATTCAGAGGTAACAAACTGTTCGGAACCTAAACGAAatcgaaaagaaagaaaaaaagaaaaaaactgtaagACTCACTCAACTAATAGATGAATCAAATTAGAGAAATTGAAAGATTAAATTATCGAGGTGGTGCTTACTTCGCGAACAGGAGAGTTAGAGATGAGAGAAGAAGCTTCAGATCTGAAAAGGGAACGGGTTTTTGAGAAGCGATTATCGCAAAGGTATCGATCGACGAGGAACGCGACTTGAATCGGAGTTACTTCACCGTTGCCTATTACACGCTCTGAAGCCTTGGATCTGTTTGATTTCGCCATTTCTCCGAAACGCTTAAAGATTGTGAATGCGaaggagagtgagagagagattagaagaagaagaagaagaagaagaaggtgaaaaggAGGAGGGAGCGGGAGATTTTGGAACGGTTTAATTCGATTTTGCCGGGAGATTTCTTGTGGCGGGTGAAGCTAAATTTTTTCTGTTATAAGGGCCAACAATtggaaaaaaaaccatttatgtTCACTGAACCGTTCGATTTTACTGTACTGGACCGTTCGGTTTGGGCTGGTTCGTTTGTAACTATTTTCCAATCGTTTGATTAAAAACCTagtgaaattaaattaatcggTCAATTTAATGTCAAAATTCCGGTCAGTTCcggagaagtagaagaacatgTCATGTGTTCGAACCCACCTTGTGAGATTCatcagtttttttaaatataaggctttcttttgtgtgtgttgtagCCTGTAAAGCTCTTGCTGTGTGGCTTTCAAAGTATCACGGCCGGTTCTGCTGACAAGGGTAACTAAAGGCCTTAAAATGAGTCAAAAGTATTTATAGATTAGATCATATGCTTTGATGTTCCGAGTACGGTTACAATTCTTCTGTTAAGAATTGCATCAACCGAgctttgttaagttttttttttttatctttcaaaagtCGCTTAATCATATTATTAAGCCATTATTATTCTCATGAATGTTCagttttttatctttcaaaagtCGCTAAATATATTTACCCCATTATTCTTATGAATGCGTTGCAATTTAAGTCTGAAACTTATTTATAATTCAATCTTATGTCCAAAAATAATCGTACAAGGAGaaatcaaaacccaaaccaAGATTAAGAACTAAAACAACGACATATCAACTGAATTAGGCTAAGACTAATAATCAGATCTCAGCGTTTTCTGTTTAGTGTCTGCAACTCTTGTTTAAGAGATTTTAAGATAGATAACGCAGTATTTTCAATTGACATCATCGATCTGACTCTAANAAAACATCCAGATTCCAGAAACATCAGCCAATATACAAAATCTACCCATTAGCAAATTTGGTTACCAAGTCTGTAATCTATGTCATAACCAATGATATAACTAAAGTAGCAGCTCAAACAGCTTCAATATCAAAATCAGAGCTCAAGTAGCAATCAAGTTCAACACAAACTAAAGACAGTAATGATGATTCCAATTTAATTCCagaattaaaccaaaagcaGCAAGTAATCTTCAATTTACCTGAAGAAGAGACaccaaagttgttgttctgtttaGAAGTCGAAGCAGCAACCACTTGGATATCcgccggaggaggaggaggaggtgaagCGACGGTGGAGTTATAAGCATTCATCACATCCTGCATCCCATTCAACAGATTCTGAACACGAGATTTCTCTTGATCCAGTTTCGATTTCTCCTGatctatcatcatcttctccttcttgagAAGGATGTATTCGTTTAAAATCTCATTCAGAGGTAACAAACTGTTCGGAACCTAAACGAAatcgaaaagaaagaaaaaaagaaaaaaactgtaagACTCACTCAACTAATAGATGAATCAAATTAGAGAAATTGAAAGATTAAATTATCGAGGTGGTGCTTACTTCGCGAACAGGAGAGTTAGAGATGAGAGAAGAAGCTTCAGATCTGAAAAGGGAACGGGTTTTTGAGAAGCGATTATCGCAAAGGTATCGATCGACGAGGAACGCGACTTGAATCGGAGTTACTTCACCGTTGCCTATTACACGCTCTGAAGCCTTGGATCTGTTTGATTTCGCCATTTCTCCGAAACGCTTAAAGATTGTGAATGCGaaggagagtgagagagagattagaagaagaagaagaagaagaagaaggtgaaaaggAGGAGGGAGCGGGAGATTTTGGAACGGTTTAATTCGATTTTGCCGGGAGATTTCTTGTGGCGGGTGAAGCTAAATTTTTTCTGTTATAAGGGCCAACAATtggaaaaaaaaccatttatgtTCACTGAACCGTTCGATTTTACTGTACTGGACCGTTCGGTTTGGGCTGGTTCGTTTGTAACTATTTTCCAATCGTTTGATTAAAAACCTagtgaaattaaattaatcggTCAATTTAATGTCAAAATTCCGGTCAGTTCcggagaagtagaagaacatgTCATGTGTTCGAACCCACCTTGTGAGATTCatcagtttttttaaatataaggctttcttttgtgtgtgttgtagCCTGTAAAGCTCTTGCTGTGTGGCTTTCAAAGTATCACGGCCGGTTCTGCTGACAAGGGTAACTAAAGGCCTTAAAATGAGTCAAAAGTATTTATAGATTAGATCATATGCTTTGATGTTCCGAGTACGGTTACAATTCTTCTGTTAAGAATTGCATCAACCGAgctttgttaagttttttttttttatctttcaaaagtCGCTTAATCATATTATTAAGCCATTATTATTCTCATGAATGTTCagttttttatctttcaaaagtCGCTAAATATATTTACCCCATTATTCTTATGAATGCGTTGCAATTTAAGTCTGAAACTTATTTATAATTCAATCTTATGTCCAAAAATAATCGTACAAGGAGaaatcaaaacccaaaccaAGATTAAGAACTAAAACAACGACATATCAACTGAATTAGGCTAAGACTAATAATCAGATCTCAGCGTTTTCTGTTTAGTGTCTGCAACTCTTGTTTAAGAGATTTTAAGATAGATAACGCAGTATTTTCAATTGACATCATCGATCTGACTCTAACAATCCAACTAAAACACAAACAAGGGATTTAAAAACAATTGGATCTCAGCtttttattgttcttcttcaaaatcCTTAAGAGGAGATTTGCAGAAAGATAACGCAGTATTTTAAACTAACAAATCATCGATCCAATcctaaaacaaatcaaaccaaatacaaaacacaatccaaacattgaatcatcatcatcaaagacacaaaaacaaaccaaaaaaaaaaagagcatctCAGAAGTTGAAAACCCCATTTGTTTCTTCACTAGCAATCAAAGTGCAAGGATAACAATTTTTTCGTGGATTCATCACCGATGCTCACTCAactacaacaataaaaaaacctaGAAATCCCAATAGAAAAACTAAGATcgaactagaaaaaaaaaaaatcaatccacAAATAGCTTATAAATCAGAGACGAACGAAAGAGTAGGTCAAATCGCCGTACGAATTTCTCAGATTCAACGAAACTAGGTCGagaacaatttatatataagacgccgagaaaaaaaaaaaaaaaagggaaaacaaaaaatagccCTACTCTTCTGTTTGGTAACAGATATATTACTAATTCTTAAACACGGAAAGGATACGCTATCCTTTAAAACGCTAACTGCGTGCCGTTTTCCAAAACATACGTGTCGTTTTTTTTAACCCACCGAGAAAGAAATAGTCTCTCAGCTTTGTCGTGGAACCAGAACCTCCACGTAACGAAATGTAAAATCTCTCAAGTCTGAACCACACAACACAGAAACGTGTCAAACTACTTCTGTAAAATTTAGTCATAGAGCAAGTTAGTAAACCATGACTCGTCTCTGATTTGagttatatcaaaaaaattgtatcttcttctataagtaaactgaaatatttttatatacacaaaCCTTATCAGATAAATGCTAACCACACGTTTGCCTTTAGTAACCGAAAGAACAAAACTGATAAATACTTCTTCTATGGGAATTGTTTCTGGTAAAACTTACATAATGGGTATGGTTTTTGGTAAAATCGTTGTCGAGACTCCCAAATACACGGTGACTAAATCCGGCGACGGTTACGAGATCCGTGAATATCCACCGGCGGTTGCGGCGGAGGTTACGTACGACGCGTCGGAGTTTAAAGGTGATAAAGACGGAGGCTTTCAGGTTCTGGCTAAGTACATAGGCGTATTTGGCAAACCGGAGAACGAGAAGCCGGAGACGATTGCTATGACTGCTCNTAAAACACAAACAAGGGATTTAAAAACAATTGGATCTCAGCtttttattgttcttcttcaaaatcCTTAAGAGGAGATTTGCAGAAAGATAACGCAGTATTTTAAACTAACAAATCATCGATCCAATcctaaaacaaatcaaaccaaatacaaaacacaatccaaacattgaatcatcatcatcaaagacacaaaaacaaaccaaaaaaaaaaaagagcatctCAGAAGTTGAAAACCCCATTTGTTTCTTCACTAGCAATCAAAGTGCAAGGATAACAATTTTTTCGTGGATTCATCACCGATGCTCACTCAactacaacaataaaaaaacctaGAAATCCCAATAGAAAAACTAAGATcgaactagaaaaaaaaaaaatcaatccacAAATAGCTTATAAATCAGAGACGAACGAAAGAGTAGGTCAAATCGCCGTACGAATTTCTCAGATTCAACGAAACTAGGTCGagaacaatttatatataagacgccgagaaaaaaaaaaaaaaaagggaaaacaaaaaatagccCTACTCTTCTGTTTGGTAACAGATATATTACTAATTCTTAAACACGGAAAGGATACGCTATCCTTTAAAACGCTAACTGCGTGCCGTTTTCCAAAACATACGTGTCGTTTTTTTTAACCCACCGAGAAAGAAATAGTCTNCACGCTCTGAAGCCTTGGATCTGTTTGATTTCGCCATTTCTCCGAAACGCTTAAAGATTGTGAATGCGaaggagagtgagagagagattagaagaagaagaagaagaagaagaaggtgaaaaggAGGAGGGAGCGGGAGATTTTGGAACGGTTTAATTCGATTTTGCCGGGAGATTTCTTGTGGCGGGTGAAGCTAAATTTTTTCTGTTATAAGGGCCAACAATtggaaaaaaaaccatttatgtTCACTGAACCGTTCGATTTTACTGTACTGGACCGTTCGGTTTGGGCTGGTTCGTTTGTAACTATTTTCCAATCGTTTGATTAAAAACCTagtgaaattaaattaatcggTCAATTTAATGTCAAAATTCCGGTCAGTTCcggagaagtagaagaacatgTCATGTGTTCGAACCCACCTTGTGAGATTCatcagtttttttaaatataaggctttcttttgtgtgtgttgtagCCTGTAAAGCTCTTGCTGTGTGGCTTTCAAAGTATCACGGCCGGTTCTGCTGACAAGGGTAACTAAAGGCCTTAAAATGAGTCAAAAGTATTTATAGATTAGATCATATGCTTTGATGTTCCGAGTACGGTTACAATTCTTCTGTTAAGAATTGCATCAACCGAgctttgttaagttttttttttttatctttcaaaagtCGCTTAATCATATTATTAAGCCATTATTATTCTCATGAATGTTCagttttttatctttcaaaagtCGCTAAATATATTTACCCCATTATTCTTATGAATGCGTTGCAATTTAAGTCTGAAACTTATTTATAATTCAATCTTATGTCCAAAAATAATCGTACAAGGAGaaatcaaaacccaaaccaAGATTAAGAACTAAAACAACGACATATCAACTGAATTAGGCTANCGCGTCGGAGTTTAAAGGTGATAAAGACGGAGGCTTTCAGGTTCTGGCTAAGTACATAGGCGTATTTGGCAAACCGGAGAACGAGAAGCCGGAGACGATTGCTATGACTGCTCCGGTGATCACGAAGGAAGGTGAGAAGATTGCGATGACTGCTCCTGTGATCACCAAGGAGAGTGAGAAGATTGAGATGACTTCTCCGGTGGTGACTAAGGAGgaaggtggtggaggaggagggaaGACGAAGATGGTTACGATGCAGTTTTTGTTGCCGTCTAAGTACACGAAGGCGGAGGAGGCGCCGCGTCCGACGGATGAGAGGGTTGTGATTAGGGAGGAAGGTGGGAGGAAGTACGGTGTGGTTAAGTTCAGTGGTACGACGTCGGAGAGTGTGGTTAGTGATAAGGTGAAGAAGCTTACGAGTGATCTTGAGAAAGATGGGTTTAAGATCACAGGCGATTTCGTTCTTGCTAGGTATAATCCTCCATGGACGTTACCACCGTTCAGGACCAATGAGGTCATGATTCCCGTTGAATGATATATGATCCAAAGTGTTGAGCTTTTGTTCTTAAAGAAGTTGTTGTTTCACTTTGTGCGTTTGTAGTTAAAAGAAGCATAACAATAATGTATACAATGTAAccttttggttttgaatttCCTTTAGAATGAGTGAATCAAACAAGAAACTGCTTAATCTTTAGCAAGGGACAAGAAGAACTTGCAGAAATGTTGTGGAttgaaaaatttattcaaaaagggGTTTTGATCATATTAACCGGAGAAAAGCTTAAAGACAATGACAATTAAGTTAAAGAGCATGAGAGGAAGCCTCATGTAATGGCAGGCGTGGATGAGACCGATGATTTGGCCTTTGAGAGAGTTTCTTTTCCCAGTTTGGTGGAGCTCTGCAAGTGTCCATCCTTTGGGAGCTAGAAAACGGTCTTCGTTGAGGATAGCCAATGCATTTGCAAATAGCAACAATCCTTCCATCAGCGTCCAGAAGCCCATGATTATTCTGTGGAAAATGATTGAAAACAATCAGAAACTATGCATACAATTGTGATACTATATACAAGTAGTCATGTATGAGCAACTGCAGTGATTTTGAATATTTGGTGTTCTGAAAGATACAGAGAAGAAAGCCACACGAATGTAGCAGGAAAAATCTTTGAATCTAACACATTAATAATGAACAAGAACCAATTgcaatactactactactataaaGCTCAACAGTGATCTCGGCAGGTCCTAGTTTTCATTGTTTGGTATCTTGAAATCTAAAACTATGTTTCTAGTGTTCCAATGTTGTCTAACGATTGCGCCCATTACCATCATACCAACTACCAAGTAACACAATCCTCAAGAGGGAAGTAGAATCACATAAAGCAACTCCAAAATAGCAAGAAAGCTAAGAAAACTTGACATGGTTATCTCATGGGAATAGGTTTAACATTGTGAAaccaataactaaaaaaaaactggataATCATGTTCATTGTTCAATAGCTGAATCAAGCGAGATTGGAAGTTATCACAGTAGATTAACAAGACCTCATATCTAATACTTAGACCAAGAGAAATGTGAAAAACGCAATAAGAGGCTTTAAGCAAATGCCTACCCGAGTTAAGGAAGTTTAGCTCAAAGTCTTTGATAGAAACTCGTGAACCTAAGAATAACTGCAGAAAACGAATAAAACAGATTCCAATGATCATCAGTTTCACTTCCTTATAAGACAAATGATATTAGATGCAGAGTAATCCAAATCCTGTTCTAGATAAGAGAGAGGCTCACACAATCGTAAGTATAGTTTTCGATCGAAAGATCCAAGATTTCTAATAAATTCAATCGAACTGATTGATTGATCGATATCCCTAAAGATATAAACCCCAAATCTAGCAATTAGCTTAACCAGTATCGAGGAACGATTTCAAACCCAATAAAAAagatcgagttttttttttgtcccaccaAATGACTCATTGAAAGGCTCAATAAAATGAGCAGttgaagagacagagagagagatagagagaagtggaggaagaaggagattaCTTACAggtgagatgagatgagatgagtaTTGGAGAAATCTTGTTGAAAAGACGAAGCTTGCGATCTGTTTCTAACTTGAACCATCAAATTCATCTCtcaatgaaccaaaaaaaaaaaaaagcagaaccGGGTTGACCCGGTACAACTCTATTCGGGTCAGAACCCGACCACATGGCTTcagtgaaaagaaaaagtttttaaatacaGTCCTATTGGCTCTTACTTATCATGCTGACTAAATCCAGTCCTATTGGCAATCAACATAGAAGCTCTGAGAATCTTCTTATAACAACAATGAGATGAAAGAATACTGCTGTTGTACACAAATCATGCTGCTTTTTTGAAAGGAACAATCAAAAATCTctattgggatttttttttacttttctttctaCTAATCAGCTGTTCTGAAGAGATACACAGAGGGAAAAAAATGCTATATATCTTTGATGTTCCTGTATGGTGGAATCAATTCTACACATTTTGTAGAGGATATTCTTGGAagaatttgtcttcttcttttttcctataTTGTACAAGAAGGCTACAACAAAAAAGGGTTTTGAAtcaatatgtgtttgtattGTGTTTCACTGTGTCNcaacaataaaaaaacctaGAAATCCCAATAGAAAAACTAAGATcgaactagaaaaaaaaaaaatcaatccacAAATAGCTTATAAATCAGAGACGAACGAAAGAGTAGGTCAAATCGCCGTACGAATTTCTCAGATTCAACGAAACTAGGTCGagaacaatttatatataagacgccgagaaaaaaaaaaaaaaaagggaaaacaaaaaatagccCTACTCTTCTGTTTGGTAACAGATATATTACTAATTCTTAAACACGGAAAGGATACGCTATCCTTTAAAACGCTAACTGCGTGCCGTTTTCCAAAACATACGTGTCGTTTTTTTTAACCCACCGAGAAAGAAATAGTCTCTCAGCTTTGTCGTGGAACCAGAACCTCCACGTAACGAAATGTAAAATCTCTCAAGTCTGAACCACACAACACAGAAACGTGTCAAACTACTTCTGTAAAATTTAGTCATAGAGCAAGTTAGTAAACCATGACTCGTCTCTGATTTGagttatatcaaaaaaattgtatcttcttctataagtaaactgaaatatttttatatacacaaaCCTTATCAGATAAATGCTAACCACACGTTTGCCTTTAGTAACCGAAAGAACAAAACTGATAAATACTTCTTCTATGGGAATTGTTTCTGGTAAAACTTACATAATGGGTATGGTTTTTGGTAAAATCGTTGTCGAGACTCCCAAATACACGGTGACTAAATCCGGCGACGGTTACGAGATCCGTGAATATCCACCGGCGGTTGCGGCGGAGGTTACGTACGACGCGTCGGAGTTTAAAGGTGATAAAGACGGAGGCTTTCAGGTTCTGGCTAAGTACATAGGCGTATTTGGCAAACCGGAGAACGAGAAGCCGGAGACGATTGCTATGACTGCTCCGGTGATCACGAAGGAAGGTGAGAAGATTGCGATGACTGCTCCTGTGATCACCAAGGAGAGTGAGAAGATTGAGATGACTTCTCCGGTGGTGACTAAGGAGgaaggtggtggaggaggagggaaGACGAAGATGGTTACGATGCAGTTTTTGTTGCCGTCTAAGTACACGAAGGCGGAGGAGGCGCCGCGTCCGACGGATGAGAGGGTTGTGATTAGGGAGGAAGGTGGGAGGAAGTACGGTGTGGTTAAGTTCAGTGGTACGACGTCGGAGAGTGTGGTTAGTGATAAGGTGAAGAAGCTTACGAGTGATCTTGAGAAAGATGGGTTTAAGATCACAGGCGATTTCGTTCTTGCTAGGTATAATCCTCCATGGACGTTACCACCGTTCAGGACCAATGAGGTCATGATTCCCGTTGAATGATATATGATCCAAAGTGTTGAGCTTTTGTTCTTAAAGAAGTTGTTGTTTCACTTTGTGCGTTTGTAGTTAAAAGAAGCATAACAATAATGTATACAATGTAAccttttggttttgaatttCCTTTAGAATGAGTGAATCAAACAAGAAACTGCTTAATCTTTAGCAAGGGACAAGAAGAACTTGCAGAAATGTTGTGGAttgaaaaatttattcaaaaagtgGGTTTTGATCATATTAACCGGAGAAAAGCTTAAAGACAATGACAATTAAGTTAAAGAGCATGAGAGGAAGCCTCATGTAATGGCAGGCGTGGATGAGACCGATGATTTGGCCTTTGAGAGAGTTTCTTTTCCCAGTTTGGTGGAGCTCTGCAAGTGTCCATCCTTTGGGAGCTAGAAAACGGTCTTCGTTGAGGATAGCCAATGCATTTGCAAATAGCAACAATCCTTCCATCAGCGTCCAGAAGCCCATGATTATTCTGTGGAAAATGATTGAAAACAATCAGAAACTATGCATACAATTGTGATACTATATACAAGTAGTCATGTATGAGCAACTGCAGTGATTTTGAATATTTGGTGTTCTGAAAGATACAGAGAAGAAAGCCACACGAATGTAGCAGGAAAAATCTTTGAATCTAACACATTAATAATGAACAAGAACCAATTgcaatactactactactataaaGCTCAACAGTGATCTCGGCAGGTCCTAGTTTTCATTGTTTGGTATCTTGAAATCTAAAACTATGTTTCTAGTGTTCCAATGTTGTCTAACGATTGCGCCCATTACCATCATACCAACTACCAAGTAACACAATCCTCAAGAGGGAAGTAGAATCACATAAAGCAACTCCAAAATAGCAAGAAAGCTAAGAAAACTTGACATGGTTATCTCATGGGAATAGGTTTAACATTGTGAAaccaataactaaaaaaaaactggataATCATGTTCATTGTTCAATAGCTGAATCAAGCGAGATTGGAAGTTATCACAGTAGATTAACAAGACCTCATATCTAATACTTAGACCAAGAGAAATGTGAAAAACGCAATAAGAGGCTTTAAGCAAATGCCTACCCGAGTTAAGGAAGTTTAGCTCAAAGTCTTTGATAGAAACTCGTGAACCTAAGAATAACTGCAGAAAACGAATAAAACAGATTCCAATGATCATCAGTTTCACTTCCTTATAAGACAAATGATATTAGATGCAGAGTAATCCAAATCCTGTTCTAGATAAGAGAGAGGCTCACACAATCGTAAGTATAGTTTTCGATCGAAAGATCCAAGATTTCTAATAAATTCAATCGAACTGATTGATTGATCGATATCCCTAAAGATATA
The sequence above is drawn from the Camelina sativa cultivar DH55 chromosome 4, Cs, whole genome shotgun sequence genome and encodes:
- the LOC104782230 gene encoding heme-binding-like protein At3g10130, chloroplastic isoform X2, which translates into the protein MLTTRLPLVTERTKLINTSSMGIVSGKTYIMGMVFGKIVVETPKYTVTKSGDGYEIREYPPAVAAEVTYDASEFKGDKDGGFQVLAKYIGVFGKPENEKPETIAMTAPVITKEGEKIAMTAPVITKESEKIEMTSPVVTKEEGGGGGGKTKMVTMQFLLPSKYTKAEEAPRPTDERVVIREEGGRKYGVVKFSGTTSESVVSDKVKKLTSDLEKDGFKITGDFVLARYNPPWTLPPFRTNEVMIPVE
- the LOC104782226 gene encoding protein transport protein yos1-like isoform X1, with translation MNLMVQVRNRSQASSFQQDFSNTHLISSHLIIMGFWTLMEGLLLFANALAILNEDRFLAPKGWTLAELHQTGKRNSLKGQIIGLIHACHYMRLPLMLFNLIVIVFKLFSG
- the LOC104782228 gene encoding protein transport protein yos1-like isoform X1: MNLMVQVRNRSQASSFQQDFSNTHLISSHLIIMGFWTLMEGLLLFANALAILNEDRFLAPKGWTLAELHQTGKRNSLKGQIIGLIHACHYMRLPLMLFNLIVIVFKLFSG
- the LOC104782225 gene encoding uncharacterized protein LOC104782225 isoform X2, with the translated sequence MAKSNRSKASERVIGNGEVTPIQVAFLVDRYLCDNRFSKTRSLFRSEASSLISNSPVREVPNSLLPLNEILNEYILLKKEKMMIDQEKSKLDQEKSRVQNLLNGMQDVMNAYNSTVASPPPPPPADIQVVAASTSKQNNNFGVSSSGCTVYNTANVIMPVSLPGNKRVGSFTAPCLSQSTTKKRKSPEVSLGAPSVSRKGVKKLQQADKVVANYLTFQTSSEIQMPVNNGVANKSSDLMPSVAKCLFNKSDMLSPPTSSACPRTPQKQASNQSDRSVSPQQEVTPTNCTIVTKERITVSPLKQIGSYTVERSHMVSSFSPVKSNLKMSSKRDHVKGRLNFDDTEATMHLDAPVTADMVSTSSSGSEAEADLFDIDFSNIDLLSEDFSFSELLVDFDLGCEGMLDPCLPQPSNFHIESASGSSPESRNTNLEPDQVVSEYTSTVTEMTQGKDMNTQGSDSMTTVKSITKCLRILSPAKNCIERVTID
- the LOC104782230 gene encoding heme-binding-like protein At3g10130, chloroplastic isoform X1, whose product is MLTTRLPLVTERTKLINTSSMGIVSGKTYIMGMVFGKIVVETPKYTVTKSGDGYEIREYPPAVAAEVTYDASEFKGDKDGGFQVLAKYIGVFGKPENEKPETIAMTAPVITKEGEKIAMTAPVITKESEKIEMTSPVVTKEEGGGGGGKTKMVTMQFLLPSKYTKAEEAPRPTDERVVIREEGGRKYGVVKFSGTTSESVVSDKVKKLTSDLEKDGFKITGDFVLARYNPPWTLPPFRTNEVMIPVE
- the LOC104782227 gene encoding heme-binding-like protein At3g10130, chloroplastic; the encoded protein is MLTTRLPLVTERTKLINTSSMGIVSGKTYIMGMVFGKIVVETPKYTVTKSGDGYEIREYPPAVAAEVTYDASEFKGDKDGGFQVLAKYIGVFGKPENEKPETIAMTAPVITKEGEKIAMTAPVITKESEKIEMTSPVVTKEEGGGGGGKTKMVTMQFLLPSKYTKAEEAPRPTDERVVIREEGGRKYGVVKFSGTTSESVVSDKVKKLTSDLEKDGFKITGDFVLARYNPPWTLPPFRTNEVMIPVE
- the LOC104782228 gene encoding protein transport protein yos1-like isoform X2, which codes for MGFWTLMEGLLLFANALAILNEDRFLAPKGWTLAELHQTGKRNSLKGQIIGLIHACHYMRLPLMLFNLIVIVFKLFSG